In one window of Halorubrum sp. BV1 DNA:
- a CDS encoding cold-shock protein has product MANGKVDFFNDTGGYGFISTDDGDLDDDEDVFFHMEDVGGPDLEEGQEVEFDIESSPKGPRATNLVRN; this is encoded by the coding sequence ATGGCAAACGGTAAGGTTGATTTCTTCAACGACACTGGCGGCTACGGTTTCATCTCGACTGACGACGGCGACCTCGACGACGACGAAGACGTGTTCTTCCACATGGAAGACGTCGGCGGCCCGGACCTCGAAGAGGGCCAGGAAGTGGAGTTCGACATCGAGTCCTCGCCCAAGGGACCCCGAGCGACGAACCTCGTCCGTAACTAA
- the radB gene encoding DNA repair and recombination protein RadB produces the protein MTDPIPTGCGPVDDLLDGGFERGVVTQVYGPPAAGKTNLALAAAVEVAAGGDRALYVDTEGLSIDRFEQVASGRLDRSDTDETVEEIASRVIITEAYDFDDQREAVRDAAELAPEVDLIVVDSATGFYRLERADDVETGDSLRAVAKQVTHLLSLARRHDLAVVITNQVFSDPDSDRDRALGGNTLNHWTGAIVRVDRFRGGNRRATLEKHRSKPAGESAAFQIVADGLAEGTDA, from the coding sequence GTGACCGATCCGATCCCGACCGGCTGCGGCCCGGTCGACGACCTGTTGGACGGCGGGTTCGAGCGCGGCGTCGTCACGCAGGTGTACGGACCGCCCGCTGCGGGGAAGACCAACCTCGCGCTCGCGGCCGCGGTCGAGGTCGCGGCCGGCGGCGACCGCGCGCTCTACGTCGACACCGAGGGGCTCTCGATCGACCGGTTTGAGCAGGTGGCCTCGGGCCGGCTGGACCGTTCGGACACCGACGAGACGGTCGAGGAGATCGCTTCGCGGGTGATCATCACGGAGGCGTACGACTTCGACGACCAGCGCGAGGCGGTCCGCGACGCGGCGGAGCTCGCACCGGAGGTCGACTTGATCGTCGTCGACTCCGCTACCGGCTTCTACCGTCTCGAACGCGCCGACGACGTCGAGACGGGAGACTCGCTCCGAGCGGTGGCGAAACAGGTGACACACCTCCTCTCTCTGGCCCGCAGACACGACTTGGCCGTCGTGATCACGAATCAGGTGTTCAGCGATCCGGACAGCGACCGGGACCGCGCGCTCGGCGGCAACACGCTCAACCACTGGACAGGTGCGATCGTCCGCGTCGACCGCTTCAGAGGGGGGAACCGCCGGGCGACGCTGGAGAAACACCGGTCGAAGCCCGCCGGCGAGTCGGCGGCGTTCCAGATCGTGGCCGACGGCCTCGCCGAGGGGACCGACGCCTGA
- a CDS encoding TlpA disulfide reductase family protein, with translation MRRRDLLAGLASVGVLGGAGAVATGGVPNSLGGGASSGESDTLGENDSDGSETDDNAQEPIEPVTIDTIEAPGSRDGEVTLPAPDTPTFVDFFGTWCPPCAEQMPALAEAHDRIGNEVLFVSVTTENVGEVVSEETIADWWREHDGDWLVAADTSAELAARLSINGYPSARAIDATGRVRWATSGTHTTEEFVKGIERALDG, from the coding sequence GTGAGGCGACGAGACCTGTTGGCCGGACTCGCGAGCGTCGGGGTGCTCGGCGGCGCGGGTGCAGTCGCGACCGGCGGGGTCCCCAACTCGCTCGGCGGCGGAGCCTCAAGCGGGGAGTCCGATACCCTCGGCGAAAACGATTCTGACGGCAGCGAGACCGACGACAATGCACAAGAGCCGATCGAGCCGGTGACGATCGACACTATCGAGGCACCCGGTAGCCGCGACGGAGAGGTAACGCTCCCCGCGCCCGATACACCGACGTTCGTTGACTTCTTCGGAACGTGGTGTCCACCTTGCGCCGAGCAGATGCCGGCGCTCGCCGAGGCCCACGATCGGATCGGCAACGAAGTACTGTTCGTTTCGGTGACGACCGAAAACGTCGGCGAAGTAGTCAGTGAGGAGACGATCGCCGACTGGTGGCGCGAGCACGACGGCGACTGGCTCGTTGCGGCCGACACGAGCGCTGAGCTCGCAGCGAGACTCTCGATCAACGGCTACCCGAGCGCCCGCGCCATTGACGCGACGGGTCGCGTGCGCTGGGCGACTTCCGGGACGCATACGACGGAGGAGTTCGTCAAAGGGATCGAAAGGGCGCTCGACGGATGA
- a CDS encoding SCO family protein yields MDRRSYIRSVAGAAGVAASAATAGCLGALGSSGAEGTVLGPPEQDLSEASHPSYGDEMPNVTVPDPITGEDVTVADYEGERAVLWTSFYTNCPDGVCPALILRLRRAQAAAAEGGYGDELALLALTFDPERDTPDVLREYAGQQGVDADAENWHFLRPESYEAGQTLLKEKFGLVIEKIDSQYEGLEYQFPHYGLILLANKQGIVERAYPRGPQTDIEALVDDVERVVTA; encoded by the coding sequence ATGGATCGCCGCAGTTACATTCGATCGGTCGCCGGTGCGGCCGGCGTCGCCGCAAGCGCTGCGACCGCCGGCTGTCTCGGAGCGCTCGGGTCCTCCGGAGCCGAGGGAACGGTGCTCGGCCCTCCCGAGCAAGACCTGAGCGAGGCCTCCCACCCGAGTTACGGAGACGAGATGCCGAACGTCACCGTCCCCGACCCGATCACCGGCGAGGACGTCACCGTCGCGGACTACGAGGGCGAGCGCGCAGTGCTGTGGACCTCCTTTTACACCAATTGTCCCGACGGCGTCTGCCCGGCGCTCATCCTCCGACTCCGCAGAGCGCAGGCGGCCGCCGCCGAGGGCGGGTACGGAGACGAACTCGCGCTTCTCGCGCTCACGTTCGACCCCGAGCGCGACACGCCCGACGTGCTCCGCGAGTACGCCGGCCAGCAGGGCGTCGACGCCGACGCCGAAAACTGGCACTTCCTCCGACCCGAGAGCTACGAGGCGGGCCAAACGCTTCTAAAAGAGAAGTTCGGACTCGTGATCGAGAAGATCGACTCGCAGTACGAGGGCTTGGAGTACCAGTTCCCCCACTACGGGCTGATCCTCCTCGCGAACAAGCAGGGGATCGTCGAACGCGCGTACCCGAGGGGTCCGCAGACGGACATCGAGGCGCTCGTCGACGACGTCGAGCGGGTGGTCACCGCGTGA
- a CDS encoding HAD family hydrolase, whose amino-acid sequence MYDAVVLDKDGVLVGRTSFDTLREAAWDAFVSAGVEDPDLAHVDDVAVGVDPGTLSTICERYGLDPTEFWRIRDEVAAAAQIAAARSGQKTPYEDVDALRYLDASLGVVSSNQQETVDAVLDHFGLSGRFEVAYGREPSIASLSRKKPSPYYLERALDALDAETAIFVGDNESDIRAADNAGIDSAFIRRPHRRSTELTCHPTYEIDDLHDLVSICGRAPVDNSREA is encoded by the coding sequence GTGTACGACGCCGTCGTCCTCGACAAGGACGGAGTGCTCGTCGGACGAACCTCGTTCGACACGCTCCGGGAGGCCGCGTGGGACGCGTTCGTAAGCGCCGGCGTCGAAGACCCGGATCTGGCTCACGTCGACGACGTCGCCGTTGGCGTCGACCCCGGGACGCTATCGACGATCTGTGAGCGGTACGGCCTCGATCCGACCGAATTCTGGCGTATCCGCGACGAGGTCGCGGCGGCGGCACAGATCGCCGCCGCGCGCAGCGGACAGAAGACCCCATACGAGGACGTCGACGCGCTTCGCTACCTCGACGCCTCGCTCGGCGTCGTCTCCTCGAACCAGCAGGAGACGGTTGACGCCGTTCTCGACCACTTCGGACTGTCCGGCCGGTTCGAGGTCGCCTACGGTCGGGAACCGTCGATAGCGAGCCTCTCACGAAAGAAGCCGTCGCCGTACTATCTCGAACGTGCGCTCGACGCGCTCGACGCCGAGACGGCGATATTCGTCGGCGACAACGAGTCCGACATCCGCGCGGCCGACAACGCCGGCATCGACTCCGCGTTCATCCGTCGACCTCACCGGCGATCGACGGAACTCACCTGTCACCCGACCTACGAGATCGACGACCTCCACGACCTCGTGAGCATCTGCGGACGGGCACCCGTGGATAACAGCCGCGAGGCGTAG
- a CDS encoding CBS domain-containing protein, whose amino-acid sequence MDIVDIAAPEYVEVEVDERLAKVRSIFERENPKGIVVVEDGEYAGVVGEKQLMRSRMEDDTKVSAVMKPAPSVDRHEDVRETARLLVEGDVKIAPVYEGEKLYGIITVDQILEAVIDSLDAITVAQIATEDVIGISEKDSVGSAINRLRENGISRLPTLDEDGRLAGVVTTNDIVEFVVRDQERQGSGDRAGDIDRMLDIPVYDIMSSPVVTATADETAQAVVERMFDNDISGLVVTPDDADTVAGMVTKTDVLRALTFTEQDSMDVQITNVELLDTTNREHIVESIEQVADKYAAMQVIHAHVRFHAHKEKLRGTPLIQCQIRLRTNEGQVGGSGEGYGAEHAFHVALDKLERNVLEIKGVNADEEYRGQLLRKLGEL is encoded by the coding sequence ATGGATATCGTTGATATTGCAGCGCCGGAATACGTCGAAGTGGAGGTCGATGAGCGGCTCGCAAAGGTCCGTTCTATCTTTGAGCGGGAGAATCCGAAAGGGATCGTCGTCGTAGAAGACGGCGAGTACGCGGGCGTCGTCGGCGAGAAACAGCTCATGCGCTCGCGGATGGAAGACGACACGAAGGTGTCGGCCGTGATGAAGCCAGCCCCGTCTGTCGATCGACACGAGGACGTCCGCGAGACGGCGCGACTCCTCGTCGAGGGAGACGTGAAGATCGCACCCGTGTACGAGGGCGAGAAGCTGTACGGGATCATCACGGTCGACCAGATCCTGGAGGCGGTCATCGACAGCCTCGATGCGATCACCGTCGCCCAGATCGCGACCGAGGACGTGATCGGGATCAGCGAGAAAGACAGCGTCGGGAGCGCGATCAACCGCCTCCGCGAGAACGGGATCTCGCGGCTGCCGACGCTCGACGAGGACGGACGGCTCGCGGGCGTCGTCACCACGAACGACATCGTCGAGTTCGTCGTCCGCGATCAGGAGCGACAGGGCAGCGGCGACCGCGCCGGCGACATCGACCGGATGCTCGACATCCCCGTCTACGACATCATGTCGAGCCCAGTCGTCACGGCGACCGCTGACGAGACCGCACAGGCTGTCGTCGAGCGGATGTTCGACAACGACATCTCCGGGCTGGTCGTCACGCCGGACGACGCCGACACCGTCGCCGGAATGGTGACCAAAACCGACGTGCTGCGCGCGCTCACGTTCACCGAGCAGGACTCGATGGACGTGCAGATCACCAACGTCGAGTTGCTCGATACGACCAACCGAGAACACATCGTCGAGTCCATCGAGCAGGTCGCAGACAAGTACGCCGCGATGCAGGTCATCCACGCGCACGTCCGCTTTCACGCGCACAAGGAGAAGCTCCGTGGCACGCCGCTCATCCAGTGTCAGATCCGGCTTCGGACGAACGAGGGCCAGGTCGGCGGCTCCGGTGAGGGATACGGCGCGGAACACGCGTTCCACGTCGCGCTCGACAAACTGGAGCGGAACGTCTTAGAGATCAAAGGCGTGAACGCGGACGAAGAGTACCGCGGGCAGCTCCTCCGCAAACTCGGCGAGTTGTAG
- a CDS encoding S8 family serine peptidase, with protein MSDRRDRALTVAVGLVVACVLAAAVTPAAVAAGLEPIGGTDVAADGNGIGAGADDSIGDETTAPSVSHPAAVDGGSRTDRNAIGPGLRSANGTVEVVVRFEDTAQIERSRANGGAGVSTADLKTNADGAQAEFDRFAAGNGAISVDRDFWLANAKLVTVDTDRVPIDRLLDVPGVERVHENFRVELDTAAASAGDGGSGPTAGSLDSPTPTAQTVSTASVDATYGVEMVRAPEVWAEFDTRGGGTTVAVLDTGVDPDHPDLTVSGWAEIDENGNVIENDDGPYDLNGHGTHVAGTVAGGNASGTAIGVAPNASVHAIKVFPDDDRSTTFTRILGGMEHATQDSEVDVLQMSLGADGYYSEFIDPVRNARSTGKVVVASSGNTDTEPSSTPGNVYDSLAVGAVDSNRDVASFSGGERINTSDTWGSDAPAEWPDEYVVPDVTGPGVGVDSAEPGGTYGTKSGTSMAAPHVSGAVALMISASTRDVGDDELYDTLRDTADHPSDATDPDADYGTGIVDAYAAVSAITEPDSNLTVTSFEAPAETAPGATIEATATINNTGLDPGAGTVDYRFNGTAGDNRTVSLDSGEETTVSFEYVVPTDTPTNATYEHGVYTDDSNATAAVDVVDTAFYEVTNVSAPAIVERNATLEATANATNWGVIAGDNRTVSLRLTDPENESDTRTLDDANVSLNSGDAASVTLNGTVPDAFGTGVTTLSIASPDDETAAGIRVAAAVGTVNGTVTDEATDATLADVDVVVRNGTEVVGEASTDAGGTYAVNVPAAELNVTASNATYAPATATVNLSGSGDTATANLSLSLRNGTLAGVVGATDGLSGPTDAIVTVQNETNATVSTATATDDGAYETTLRPGTYSLSANATDFASANETDVVIEPNRTTSQPIELDPLPATLSGTVTAADGGEPIAGATVTAGTASNTTDSGGSYSLETDRGEYRVTASADGYADERRTISLPANRSVSANFALSLPPEFAITEFTGPSEIERGSSGDFAVTIENAGGSRGDVTVSLAVSPSGSSQSRTFSGVPAGENRTTTFSISVADDASTGQYDATASTPHDTRTRSFSVVSGDDETTAGGGGGGGGGGGGGGGIAPPTTEEPDEPENTTANGTAAPDDPGRDASENTPADATDGADGTDDSAGGASDSDGGAETESGSGDVDGGGGSGGGTPTTDGSVPGFGGAVGVTALLAAAVLARRDA; from the coding sequence ATGAGCGATCGGAGGGACCGCGCACTGACCGTGGCTGTGGGTCTCGTCGTCGCGTGCGTCCTCGCCGCGGCCGTCACGCCGGCGGCGGTCGCGGCCGGCCTCGAACCGATCGGCGGCACGGATGTCGCCGCCGATGGGAACGGTATCGGGGCGGGAGCGGACGACTCGATCGGCGACGAGACGACCGCACCGTCCGTCTCACACCCGGCCGCCGTCGACGGGGGCTCGCGCACCGACCGGAACGCGATCGGACCTGGACTCCGGTCGGCGAACGGGACGGTGGAGGTCGTCGTGCGGTTCGAGGATACCGCACAGATCGAACGGAGCCGGGCGAACGGAGGGGCCGGCGTCTCGACGGCCGACCTCAAAACGAACGCCGATGGGGCGCAGGCCGAGTTCGACCGGTTCGCGGCTGGTAACGGTGCGATCTCGGTAGACCGGGACTTCTGGCTCGCGAACGCGAAGCTGGTCACGGTCGACACCGACCGCGTGCCGATCGACCGGCTCCTCGACGTTCCCGGCGTCGAGCGCGTCCACGAGAACTTCCGCGTCGAACTCGACACCGCGGCGGCGAGCGCGGGGGATGGCGGGTCCGGACCCACGGCCGGATCGCTCGACTCGCCGACGCCGACCGCCCAGACCGTCTCCACCGCGTCGGTCGACGCGACCTACGGCGTCGAGATGGTTCGCGCGCCCGAGGTGTGGGCGGAGTTCGACACTCGGGGTGGGGGCACGACGGTCGCCGTACTCGACACGGGTGTCGACCCCGACCATCCGGACCTGACGGTGAGCGGGTGGGCGGAGATCGACGAGAACGGGAACGTGATCGAGAACGACGACGGCCCGTATGACCTGAACGGCCACGGGACGCACGTCGCAGGGACGGTCGCCGGTGGCAACGCGAGCGGGACCGCGATCGGCGTCGCTCCCAACGCGTCGGTTCACGCCATCAAGGTGTTTCCTGACGACGATCGATCGACGACGTTCACGCGCATTCTCGGCGGCATGGAACATGCGACGCAAGATTCGGAGGTGGACGTGCTCCAAATGAGTCTCGGAGCCGACGGATACTACTCGGAGTTCATCGATCCGGTCAGGAACGCTCGGAGTACCGGAAAGGTCGTCGTTGCGTCGTCGGGGAACACCGACACCGAACCGTCGAGTACCCCCGGAAACGTATACGACTCTCTCGCTGTCGGAGCCGTCGATTCGAACCGCGACGTCGCCTCCTTTTCTGGCGGCGAACGGATCAATACGAGCGACACATGGGGGAGCGACGCTCCCGCAGAGTGGCCCGACGAGTACGTCGTACCGGACGTGACGGGACCCGGCGTCGGCGTGGACTCGGCCGAACCCGGCGGCACCTACGGAACGAAATCAGGCACTTCGATGGCTGCGCCACACGTCTCCGGCGCCGTCGCTCTGATGATCTCGGCGAGCACGCGAGACGTCGGTGACGACGAGCTGTACGACACCCTCCGGGACACGGCCGACCACCCCTCGGACGCCACGGACCCGGACGCGGACTACGGGACCGGGATCGTCGACGCGTACGCCGCGGTGTCGGCGATCACGGAACCGGATTCGAACTTGACGGTCACGAGCTTCGAGGCACCCGCGGAGACCGCGCCGGGAGCGACGATCGAGGCGACCGCGACAATCAACAACACCGGCCTCGATCCGGGGGCTGGGACCGTCGACTACCGGTTCAACGGCACCGCTGGCGACAATCGAACCGTCTCTCTCGACTCCGGCGAGGAGACAACGGTGTCGTTCGAGTACGTCGTCCCCACCGACACGCCGACGAACGCGACGTACGAGCACGGCGTGTACACCGACGACTCGAACGCGACCGCCGCCGTCGACGTCGTCGACACGGCGTTTTACGAGGTGACGAACGTCTCCGCGCCCGCGATAGTCGAGCGGAACGCGACGCTCGAAGCGACGGCGAACGCGACGAACTGGGGCGTGATCGCCGGCGACAACCGAACCGTCTCGCTCCGACTGACGGACCCCGAAAACGAGAGCGACACGCGAACGCTCGACGACGCAAACGTCTCGCTCAACTCGGGCGACGCCGCGAGCGTGACGCTGAACGGGACCGTCCCGGACGCGTTCGGCACCGGCGTGACGACGCTGTCGATCGCCTCGCCGGACGACGAGACGGCGGCCGGGATCCGCGTCGCCGCGGCCGTCGGCACGGTGAACGGCACGGTCACCGACGAAGCGACGGACGCGACGCTCGCGGACGTCGACGTCGTCGTCCGGAATGGGACCGAGGTCGTCGGCGAGGCGAGCACCGACGCGGGCGGAACGTACGCGGTCAACGTGCCGGCAGCGGAGCTGAACGTCACGGCGAGCAACGCGACGTACGCACCGGCGACCGCGACCGTCAATCTGAGCGGCTCCGGGGACACCGCGACAGCGAACCTTTCTCTCTCGCTCCGGAACGGCACGCTCGCGGGCGTCGTCGGTGCGACCGACGGGCTGTCGGGGCCGACGGACGCGATCGTAACGGTCCAAAATGAGACGAACGCGACTGTGTCGACGGCGACGGCGACCGACGACGGGGCGTACGAGACGACCCTCAGACCAGGGACGTATAGCCTCTCTGCGAACGCGACGGACTTCGCCTCGGCGAACGAGACGGACGTGGTGATCGAGCCGAACCGTACGACCTCCCAGCCGATCGAACTCGATCCGCTGCCCGCCACGCTCTCCGGCACGGTAACCGCGGCGGATGGGGGCGAGCCGATCGCGGGCGCGACGGTGACTGCCGGGACGGCGTCCAACACGACCGATTCCGGTGGGTCGTACTCGCTTGAAACGGATCGCGGCGAGTACCGCGTGACCGCGTCGGCCGACGGGTACGCGGACGAGCGGCGAACGATCTCGTTGCCGGCGAACCGCTCTGTGAGCGCGAACTTCGCGCTCTCGCTCCCGCCGGAGTTTGCCATTACCGAGTTCACCGGGCCGAGTGAGATCGAACGGGGCTCCAGCGGCGACTTCGCGGTCACGATCGAGAACGCCGGCGGATCGCGCGGGGACGTGACCGTCTCGCTCGCTGTCTCTCCGAGCGGAAGCTCACAGTCACGCACGTTCTCCGGCGTGCCAGCGGGCGAGAACCGGACGACGACGTTCTCGATCTCGGTTGCGGACGACGCCTCGACCGGCCAGTACGACGCGACCGCGTCGACGCCCCACGACACGCGGACCCGTTCGTTCTCGGTCGTGAGCGGAGACGACGAGACGACGGCCGGTGGCGGCGGTGGCGGCGGTGGAGGCGGAGGCGGAGGCGGCGGAATCGCTCCCCCCACCACCGAAGAACCGGACGAGCCGGAGAACACCACCGCGAACGGGACGGCGGCCCCGGACGACCCCGGTCGAGACGCGTCCGAGAACACGCCGGCAGACGCCACCGACGGAGCGGACGGGACGGACGACTCGGCCGGGGGCGCAAGCGACAGCGACGGCGGAGCCGAAACCGAGAGCGGATCTGGTGACGTGGACGGTGGGGGCGGGTCGGGTGGCGGAACGCCGACGACCGACGGGAGTGTCCCCGGGTTCGGTGGCGCGGTCGGCGTTACCGCACTGCTCGCGGCTGCGGTGCTCGCGAGGCGGGACGCGTGA
- a CDS encoding cytochrome c biogenesis protein CcdA encodes MTDVSIATNVPFALAAGVATFFSPCAYPLLPGYVGFYVNSVDAENASVFGAGVRGIAAATGVLATFALLAGATVRVGYSTLSNITVFETLVGVLLVVFGLLVAADRAPSLSVPLPKRRAGVLGFGVFGVGYALAGAGCVAPVFLGVVARAIALPTETAVLVVGVYAGTVAVLMAATTVATGVGLVSNTTRVMAHAGLLKRVAGAVMVLAGIGQLYLALVVY; translated from the coding sequence ATGACGGACGTCTCCATCGCGACCAACGTTCCGTTCGCGCTGGCGGCCGGCGTGGCGACGTTCTTTTCCCCGTGTGCGTACCCGCTGTTGCCGGGATACGTCGGCTTCTACGTGAACTCCGTCGACGCCGAGAACGCGTCAGTGTTCGGAGCGGGGGTCCGCGGGATCGCGGCCGCGACCGGTGTGCTCGCGACGTTCGCGCTGCTCGCGGGTGCCACCGTCCGCGTCGGGTACTCGACGCTCTCGAACATCACCGTCTTCGAGACGCTCGTCGGTGTGCTTCTCGTCGTCTTCGGGCTGCTCGTGGCCGCCGATCGGGCCCCGTCGCTCTCCGTTCCGCTCCCGAAGCGCCGCGCCGGCGTGCTCGGATTCGGCGTGTTCGGCGTGGGGTACGCCCTCGCCGGTGCCGGCTGCGTCGCACCGGTGTTCCTCGGCGTCGTCGCCCGCGCGATCGCGCTTCCGACGGAGACCGCGGTGCTCGTCGTCGGCGTCTACGCCGGCACCGTCGCCGTCCTGATGGCCGCGACCACGGTCGCGACGGGAGTGGGACTCGTGAGCAACACCACCCGAGTGATGGCACACGCCGGCCTGCTAAAACGCGTCGCGGGCGCGGTGATGGTGCTTGCGGGGATCGGACAGCTGTACCTCGCGCTCGTCGTCTACTGA